One genomic window of Anaeromyxobacter diazotrophicus includes the following:
- the fabD gene encoding ACP S-malonyltransferase, protein MSKLAFIFPGQGSQAAGMGKALAEAFPAARRVFDEVDAALGEKLSQLCFEGPDEQLKLTANTQPAILTVSAAAAAVLAEHGVVPDLVAGHSLGEYSALVAAGALTAPEAAKAVRARGTFMQEAVPAGQGAMAAVLGLEPGRVRAICESVEAATGLVCSPANYNDPGQTVIAGAAAAVERAGAELKAAGAKRVLPLAVSAPFHCALMEPVKARLEPVLRGVAWREPRVAVVTNVEAKPNREVGRIVPLLLEQVSAPVRWLECVEELARLGVTRMVEVGPGKVLSGLVKRIAKGVEVVNVEDPASLEKALAVLKG, encoded by the coding sequence ATGAGCAAGCTGGCCTTCATCTTCCCGGGGCAGGGCTCGCAGGCGGCGGGCATGGGCAAGGCGCTCGCCGAGGCCTTCCCGGCCGCGCGGCGCGTCTTCGACGAGGTGGACGCGGCGCTGGGGGAGAAGCTGTCGCAGCTCTGCTTCGAGGGGCCCGACGAGCAGCTCAAGCTCACCGCCAACACCCAGCCCGCCATCCTCACCGTCTCGGCGGCGGCGGCGGCGGTGCTGGCCGAGCACGGGGTGGTCCCGGACCTCGTGGCGGGGCACTCGCTCGGCGAGTACTCGGCGCTGGTCGCGGCCGGCGCGCTCACGGCGCCGGAGGCGGCGAAGGCGGTGCGCGCCCGCGGCACCTTCATGCAGGAGGCCGTGCCGGCCGGGCAGGGCGCCATGGCGGCGGTGCTCGGGCTCGAGCCGGGCCGCGTGCGCGCCATCTGCGAGTCGGTCGAGGCGGCCACCGGGCTCGTCTGCTCGCCGGCCAACTACAACGACCCGGGCCAGACCGTCATCGCCGGCGCCGCGGCCGCGGTGGAGCGGGCCGGCGCCGAGCTCAAGGCGGCCGGCGCGAAGCGCGTGCTGCCGCTCGCCGTGTCCGCCCCCTTCCACTGCGCGCTCATGGAGCCGGTCAAGGCGCGGCTCGAGCCGGTGCTGCGCGGCGTGGCCTGGCGCGAGCCGCGGGTGGCGGTGGTGACGAACGTCGAGGCGAAGCCCAACCGCGAGGTGGGCCGGATCGTCCCGCTGCTGCTCGAGCAGGTGTCGGCGCCGGTGCGCTGGCTCGAGTGCGTCGAGGAGCTGGCCCGGCTGGGCGTGACGCGGATGGTCGAGGTGGGGCCGGGCAAGGTGCTCTCCGGCCTCGTGAAGCGCATCGCCAAGGGCGTCGAGGTGGTGAACGTCGAGGACCCCGCGTCGCTGGAGAAGGCGCTCGCGGTGCTGAAGGGATGA
- the fabG gene encoding 3-oxoacyl-[acyl-carrier-protein] reductase has translation MYDFGGKAALVTGGSRGIGRAVAIALAEGKAKVALNYAGNEAAAQEAAALCTQAGAAAVKLLKFDVSDPAACAAAVDEVVGAFGGLHVLVNNAGIAVDQLVMRVKDDDWQRQLDVNLTGAFNLIRAATRPMMKARGGAIVNLTSVVGEMGNAGQAAYAATKAGLIGLTKSVARELASRNIRVNAVAPGFIDTDMTAGLPEAAKTGMLNMIPLARLGTAKEVADAVAWLASDRASYVTGEVVRVNGGMYM, from the coding sequence ATGTACGACTTCGGCGGCAAGGCGGCGCTCGTCACCGGCGGCTCGCGCGGCATCGGCCGGGCGGTCGCGATCGCGCTCGCCGAGGGCAAGGCGAAGGTGGCGCTCAACTACGCCGGCAACGAGGCCGCGGCCCAGGAGGCGGCGGCGCTCTGCACGCAGGCGGGCGCGGCCGCGGTGAAGCTCCTGAAGTTCGACGTGTCCGACCCGGCCGCCTGCGCGGCGGCGGTGGACGAGGTGGTGGGCGCCTTCGGCGGCCTGCACGTGCTCGTCAACAACGCAGGCATCGCGGTGGACCAGCTCGTGATGCGGGTGAAGGACGACGACTGGCAGCGCCAGCTCGACGTGAACCTCACCGGCGCCTTCAACCTCATCCGGGCCGCGACCCGCCCCATGATGAAGGCCCGCGGTGGCGCGATCGTGAACCTCACCAGCGTGGTGGGCGAGATGGGCAACGCCGGCCAGGCCGCCTACGCCGCCACCAAGGCCGGCCTCATCGGCCTGACCAAGTCGGTGGCCCGCGAGCTCGCCAGCCGCAACATCCGCGTCAACGCGGTCGCGCCGGGCTTCATCGACACCGACATGACGGCCGGGCTGCCCGAGGCGGCGAAGACCGGCATGCTGAACATGATTCCGCTCGCGCGGCTCGGGACGGCCAAGGAAGTGGCCGACGCCGTGGCCTGGCTGGCGAGCGACCGAGCGTCGTACGTGACCGGAGAGGTGGTCCGGGTGAACGGCGGCATGTACATGTAG
- the acpP gene encoding acyl carrier protein, which translates to MTATNVESKVKGIIAEQLGVSEEEIKITSSFIEDLGADSLDIVELVMAMEEEFEVEIPDEEAENIKTVQDAVNYINTHKK; encoded by the coding sequence GTGACTGCAACCAACGTGGAGTCGAAGGTCAAGGGCATCATCGCGGAGCAGCTGGGCGTCTCGGAGGAGGAGATCAAGATCACCTCCAGCTTCATCGAGGACCTCGGCGCCGACTCGCTCGACATCGTCGAGCTCGTCATGGCGATGGAGGAGGAGTTCGAGGTCGAGATCCCCGACGAGGAGGCCGAGAACATCAAGACCGTCCAGGACGCCGTCAACTACATCAACACCCACAAGAAGTAG
- the fabF gene encoding beta-ketoacyl-ACP synthase II, with amino-acid sequence MSRRRVVVTGLGIVSPVGIGVEESWRGIVAGKSGIGPITQFDASTFPTRIAGEVKGFEAEKWMEKKEARRNDRFIQFTMAAAEMALKDSGLDLAKENLERVGAVIGAGLGGLSTIEETHKVLLEKGVKRVSPFFIPSLIVNLAPGQVSLKYGLKGPNYSPVSACATSNHSIGDALMLIERGMADVMVTGGAEATITPLGVGGFCAARALSERNDAPEKASRPYDKARDGFVAGEGSGLLVIEEYEHARKRGARIYCELSGYGASADAHHITEPAPEGEGGQRAMRMALQDAGLSPEQVGYVNTHGTSTPKGDIAECQAIKRVFGDWAKRGLVISSTKSMTGHLLGAAGGVEAVFGVLALHTGVIPPTINVEEQDPECDLDVVPNTAREKRVDAVMSNSFGFGGTNAVLCFKRV; translated from the coding sequence ATGTCGAGACGGCGCGTCGTCGTCACCGGGCTCGGGATCGTCAGCCCCGTGGGCATCGGGGTGGAGGAGTCCTGGCGCGGCATCGTGGCGGGCAAGAGCGGCATCGGGCCCATCACGCAGTTCGACGCCTCGACCTTCCCCACCCGCATCGCGGGCGAGGTGAAGGGCTTCGAGGCCGAGAAGTGGATGGAGAAGAAGGAGGCGCGCCGGAACGACCGCTTCATCCAGTTCACCATGGCCGCCGCCGAGATGGCCCTGAAGGACTCCGGCCTCGACCTCGCGAAGGAGAACCTGGAACGCGTGGGCGCCGTCATCGGCGCGGGGCTGGGCGGGCTCTCCACCATCGAGGAGACGCACAAGGTCCTGCTCGAGAAGGGCGTGAAGCGGGTCAGCCCGTTCTTCATCCCCTCGCTGATCGTGAACCTGGCCCCGGGCCAGGTGAGCCTCAAGTACGGCCTCAAGGGGCCGAACTACTCGCCCGTCTCCGCCTGCGCCACCTCGAACCACTCCATCGGCGACGCGCTCATGCTCATCGAGCGCGGCATGGCCGACGTGATGGTGACCGGCGGCGCCGAGGCGACCATCACCCCGCTCGGCGTGGGCGGGTTCTGCGCCGCCCGCGCCCTCTCGGAGCGGAACGACGCGCCGGAGAAGGCGAGCCGGCCGTACGACAAGGCCCGCGACGGCTTCGTGGCCGGGGAGGGCTCCGGCCTGCTCGTGATCGAGGAGTACGAGCACGCGCGGAAGCGCGGCGCCCGCATCTACTGCGAGCTCTCGGGCTACGGCGCCAGCGCCGACGCGCACCACATCACCGAGCCCGCGCCGGAGGGCGAGGGCGGGCAGCGGGCGATGCGGATGGCGCTCCAGGACGCCGGCCTCTCCCCGGAGCAGGTCGGCTACGTGAACACGCACGGCACCTCGACCCCCAAGGGCGACATCGCCGAGTGCCAGGCCATCAAGCGCGTCTTCGGCGACTGGGCCAAGCGCGGGCTCGTCATCTCGTCGACGAAGTCGATGACCGGCCACCTGCTCGGCGCGGCCGGCGGCGTGGAGGCGGTCTTCGGCGTGCTGGCGCTGCACACGGGCGTCATCCCCCCGACCATCAACGTCGAGGAGCAGGACCCCGAGTGCGATCTGGACGTCGTGCCGAACACGGCCCGGGAGAAGCGGGTCGACGCCGTGATGTCGAACAGCTTCGGCTTCGGCGGCACCAACGCGGTGCTCTGCTTCAAGCGCGTCTAG
- the rpiB gene encoding ribose 5-phosphate isomerase B has translation MAERIVAGSDHAGLALRAEAVRVARERGFEVEDLGPFSGESVDYPDYARQVAEAVAAGRARFGLLVCGTGIGMSIAANKVKGARAAHCGNELEARMARAHNDANVLCLGERVLGLGLGAAVVAAFLAQPFEGGRHQRRVDKIGALEK, from the coding sequence ATGGCGGAGCGGATCGTGGCGGGATCGGACCACGCGGGGCTCGCGCTCCGCGCCGAGGCGGTGCGCGTCGCGCGCGAGCGGGGCTTCGAGGTGGAGGACCTCGGGCCGTTCTCGGGCGAGAGCGTCGACTACCCCGACTACGCCCGCCAGGTGGCCGAGGCGGTCGCCGCCGGCCGGGCGCGCTTCGGCCTCCTCGTCTGCGGGACCGGGATCGGCATGTCCATCGCCGCCAACAAGGTGAAGGGCGCGCGCGCGGCCCACTGCGGGAACGAGCTCGAGGCGCGCATGGCGCGGGCCCACAACGACGCGAACGTGCTCTGCCTGGGCGAGCGGGTGCTCGGGCTCGGCCTGGGCGCGGCGGTCGTGGCCGCCTTCCTGGCGCAGCCGTTCGAGGGGGGCCGGCACCAGCGGCGGGTCGACAAGATCGGCGCGCTGGAAAAGTAG
- the glyA gene encoding serine hydroxymethyltransferase, which translates to MMPTQRLSEADPAVARLIREETRRQAEGLELIASENFVSPAVLEALGSTLTNKYAEGYPGKRYYGGCEVVDQVEQLAIDRAKQIFGADHANVQPHSGSQANMAAYFALAQPGDTLLAMSLNFGGHLTHGSPVNFSGKLYKIVPYGLRQGDETIDMDEVARLAKEHRPKVLVVGASAYPRTLDFARFGEIARSVGASMVVDMAHIAGLVAAGLHPSPVPHAEIVTSTTHKTLRGPRGGLILAKEQHAKVLNSQIFPGIQGGPLEHVIAAKAVAFGEALRPEFKDYQRRILENAQVLADGLVRAGLRLVSGGTDNHLMLVDLRPKKLTGKVAEEALGKAGITVNKNMIPWDPEKPMTTSGIRVGTPALTTRGMGAREMTLVAALIGRVLDAPADAAVLARVRGEVKDLCAHFPMYAGMY; encoded by the coding sequence ATGATGCCCACCCAGCGTCTCTCCGAGGCCGATCCCGCCGTCGCCCGGCTCATCCGCGAGGAGACCCGCCGCCAGGCCGAGGGCCTCGAGCTCATCGCCAGCGAGAACTTCGTCTCCCCGGCGGTGCTGGAGGCGCTCGGCTCGACCCTCACCAACAAGTACGCCGAGGGCTACCCCGGGAAGCGGTACTACGGCGGCTGCGAGGTGGTGGACCAGGTCGAGCAGCTCGCCATCGACCGCGCCAAGCAGATCTTCGGCGCCGACCACGCCAACGTCCAGCCACACTCCGGGTCGCAGGCCAACATGGCGGCCTACTTCGCGCTGGCGCAGCCGGGCGACACGCTGCTCGCCATGAGCCTCAACTTCGGCGGGCACCTCACCCACGGCTCGCCGGTCAACTTCTCGGGCAAGCTGTACAAGATCGTCCCCTACGGGCTCCGGCAGGGGGACGAGACCATCGACATGGACGAGGTGGCGCGGCTGGCGAAGGAGCACCGGCCGAAGGTCCTCGTCGTCGGCGCGAGCGCCTACCCGCGGACCCTCGACTTCGCGCGGTTCGGCGAGATCGCGCGGAGCGTCGGGGCGTCCATGGTGGTGGACATGGCCCACATCGCGGGCCTGGTCGCGGCCGGCCTGCACCCGTCGCCGGTGCCGCACGCCGAGATCGTGACGAGCACCACCCACAAGACGCTGCGCGGGCCGCGCGGCGGGCTCATCCTGGCGAAGGAGCAGCACGCCAAGGTGCTGAACAGCCAGATCTTCCCCGGCATCCAGGGCGGCCCGCTCGAGCACGTCATCGCCGCCAAGGCGGTCGCGTTCGGCGAGGCGCTCCGGCCCGAGTTCAAGGACTACCAGCGCCGCATCCTCGAGAACGCGCAGGTGCTGGCGGACGGGCTCGTCCGGGCCGGGCTGCGCCTCGTCTCGGGCGGCACCGACAACCACCTCATGCTGGTCGACCTCCGCCCGAAGAAGCTCACCGGCAAGGTGGCCGAGGAGGCGCTCGGGAAGGCCGGCATCACCGTCAACAAGAACATGATCCCGTGGGATCCGGAGAAGCCGATGACGACCTCCGGGATCCGGGTGGGCACGCCGGCCCTGACCACGCGCGGGATGGGCGCCCGCGAGATGACGCTGGTGGCGGCGCTCATCGGCCGGGTGCTCGACGCGCCGGCCGACGCGGCGGTGCTGGCGCGGGTGCGCGGCGAGGTGAAGGACCTCTGCGCGCACTTCCCCATGTACGCCGGGATGTACTAG
- the nrdR gene encoding transcriptional regulator NrdR, giving the protein MRCPWCGHPEDRVVDSREAQEGQVTRRRRECLACGRRFTTYERVEDVLPQVVKKDGRREPFDRRKIVDGLQRACQKRPVSREQIDELVSAVERRVQELGEREVASHVVGEAVMEKLRALDPVAYVRFASVYRAFTDVGEFMSELEGLARGPGRGST; this is encoded by the coding sequence ATGCGCTGCCCCTGGTGCGGTCACCCCGAGGACCGGGTCGTCGACTCGCGCGAGGCGCAGGAGGGGCAGGTCACGCGCCGCCGGCGCGAGTGCCTCGCCTGCGGGCGCCGCTTCACGACCTACGAGCGGGTGGAGGACGTCCTCCCGCAGGTGGTGAAGAAGGACGGCCGCCGCGAGCCGTTCGACCGGCGCAAGATCGTGGACGGGCTGCAGCGCGCCTGCCAGAAGCGTCCGGTCTCGCGCGAGCAGATCGACGAGCTCGTCTCGGCGGTGGAGCGGCGGGTGCAGGAGCTGGGCGAGCGCGAGGTGGCGAGCCACGTGGTGGGCGAGGCGGTGATGGAGAAGCTGCGCGCGCTCGACCCGGTCGCCTACGTCCGCTTCGCCTCCGTCTACCGCGCCTTCACCGACGTGGGCGAGTTCATGAGCGAGCTGGAGGGGCTGGCCAGGGGCCCCGGTCGCGGGTCCACATGA